The window agggaatgacatgcgggaaaggagccacaggtcggattcaaacctgggccgaccgcttggaggaccacagcacCACCAACACCCCCAATGTCAAATGTTTAACCAGGATACAATGGAATaagagaaaggagaagaagagagaaaatgtcattGTGGTGTCCTGTAAGAACACTAAAGCACTGTATAAGCCATGATGAACTCAGTATACTATGTGATGTAAACTCACTGCAAGAAACAACCACGATGCCCTCACCGAAAGGCTTTATTTGCTTGGAAAGCAGcaaatgaaatgattgaaaaagCACAGAGGCTTTAAACTAGCTCTTCACTGGAATGAGCATCAGAGAAAGTAGGAGGACAATCTTGGCTTTGACATCAGGGAATGCGAATCAAAATTTCACAATCAGTAACCTGCTGGGATGAAGGATCACAAACCAGAAAGCTTCCCACAACGGTTGAGATCAGTGGAAACAATCTGCAAGCGATGGCCTCCTTTAGATGTAACTGGAGCTCTGAACAATGCCTGGTTGCCTGCCAAAGTGCCTTGTGAGTTGACAAACCCAGCACCACCTACTGATACATAGCAGGTGGTAATTTCAACCCAGTTAATGAGGAAGTATTCTGATCCTGAACGCTTGTATCAGCAGCAGGAGCTCTGAGTAAGAAATCCTTTTGCAGGATACTGTTTCTGTTCTACAACTTCAACTCCGAGCTGATGTTGTTTCTCGCTGGTCGATCACCGTTTAACTCTCAGTGTGGTTACTTCataatacctttttttaaaaactggaaatacgcaaaaacacatttcctctaCAGAAGCAAATCCGTACTTAAGGGGATATTCAGGGCCGCAGTTGATGCTGATTTCAGTCATTTAGCGCCGGCTTTCCGACAAACCTGTTGACGATGCCAAGTAGGTCATTATCAAAGCCAACCTGTGTCAAACAGCATTTCTATTTTGAGCACATTTTCAGAGTTAATACCAGATGCTTCCAGCATACAGCACTGTAAAATGACTAATGGGTGTCGTGTCACAGAGTTAGAAATTTGGGGGGGAAAATAAAAGGCTGTAGTGCCCTAATTCCTTTAATCCATCAGGTATTCAGGACTATTTGATGTTTGCATTAATTAACTTGACCCAGGTCAGTGTGCAGCCCAGTGTTAAAGCATTAAAGTTTATAAAGCAAGGCTCTCAAGTAGACAGAACTCTACCAAACTTCAGCAAGGTAACGACTAACACCTGACATCCCTGACACCGAGCACCCACCATCAGACTTCGTTGTTCTCACAACCACAgcccgacgcccagccaccaccatcggactgtgtcgtccctcaaccacagcccgacgcccagccaccaccatcggactgtgtcgtccctcgACCACAGCcccgacgcccagccaccaccatcagactgtgtcatccccacaaccatcaccagacgcccagcctccaccatcggactgtgtcgtccctcgaccaccgcccgacgcccagccaccaccatcagattgtgtcgtccctcaaccaccacccggcgcccagcctccaccatcagattgtgtcgtccctcaaccaccacccgacgcccagcctccaccatcagattgtgtcgtccctcaaccaccacccgacgcccagccaccaccattggactgtgtcgtccctcgaccaccgcccgacgcccagccaccaccatcggactgtgtcgtccctcaaccacctcCTGAAGCCCAGCAACCACCATCAGAttgtgtcgtccctcaaccaccaccCGACGCCAAGcaaccaccatcggactgtgtcgtccctcaaccacctcCTGaagcccagccaccaccatcggactgtgtcgtctctcaaccaccGCCCGaagcccagccaccaccatcagactgtgtcgtctctcaaccaccGCCtaacgcccagccaccaccatcggacggTGTCGTCCCCAAAACCACaaccgtcctcattcatgcacgacCTGcaccgacctccacctcagcagcaaggaagtgtggacaacaggaacgagaggaaaccatcttatcccatatgctgttttgtaaagcatctcaagataacacttgttatgaattggcgctatataACTAATGATtaattgaattattattatttttgttagCCATTTTCCATGTGTGCTTCTCCACCAGCATGCCAGGATATGTATTATTCAGAGAGGTTCCTCTGAAGTCAAAAAGATTAAACGTGTAATGACAATGACTTGATGTTAAGTCAGAGacatcaaagtgtttttattgctAACATGAGGATTCATCTCCTTGCTGCTGCTGAGTCATACATTCACACATGGCAGCACACTGCCATCCTCTGGTCGATCAGAAAACAACACTCACTGTTACCTCACTAGAAGAAAGAAAGGGTTTACATTTTGAGACGTTGAAGAACCTCTTCATTGATAGTTACTTTAGTGagattttaacatttcaaagcTTATATATGTGgcataaaaatgttaaaatacaatttcaacttcatttatttcattgtttgcATATCAACAACTTTATGTGGTTCAACTGCCTGACGTTAATTCTTATAATCATCTTAGGATATTTAACGTGCCTATCCCTTTAATAGGCGGTGCATATCTTGGGTTAATTATAGAATAAAGTCTGGAAAGTTGCTAATGATTGTCAAACCTCACGCTATCTGTCAATCTTCTGAGATACAGTTTCCACCGTGACACGTGTGTTTAGATAGCCTGAAGGAAgggttaaatggtaaatggatttgatcttgtttagttcttttctttaagtttagtttagtttattaggtGATTTGAATCAAGGACagtgtacacaaaaaaaaaacattaatctcGGAAGATAAAatatgctttgtaccagatttagctaactagcttaTTTTGATCTGCTCTCACTGGGCAGATGATGGAAACAGTAAAATACAGATCAAccagtcatgcacacacacacacacacactcacacacacatttcataagagagaagaaagacacaGAACAATAAACAGCTATTAGAACATTATGTACAAGTTTCCCTGAGTTATAAAAGATGTCGAGATGACACAATAATGCTGACAAGACTGATTCCTTAAAATCCATTGAGCCGAATCTGTTGATGAAATCATAGAAGGTCACATGTCACATGTATCCTCGTGTCTTTACATTGGTTTGGCATGAGTTTCAGAAAATTGTTATTGTGTTTAGAGCCATGCGTGGTCGAGCTCCGGCTTACATCACTGATCTCCTGAAGACGTAGAGCACCAGCAGGACCCTGAGGTCCTCTGATCACGGTCTGCTGGTTGTTCTTCCCACaagactaaaaacaaaaaggagactCGCCTTTGAAGCTGCGGCACCTAAACTTTGTAACTGTCTTCCTCCAGATCTGAGAGCGGTGAACTCTGTGGACATTCttaaaaagcagttaaagaCCCTGATCTGtttaaaattgtctttgtttgctctgtctgtgtttgattttaaaactgTCTGTCTAACATGTCTCTGCTTTTTCTAATATTTTATCCTGAAGCACCTACTGACGTctgctcttgaaaggtgctaAACAAATAAACTTCACTTCCTGATTAACTAATACATAATGCATACAAGAGGTGAGTATCCTGATTTTACTCTGCTGCTAAACACTCTTTAGTGAGCAGACAGAGATTTAACATACAGAACAAAGGATAAAACGTCCAAAAGGTAACTTGCATTTAACTACCAAACAATATAACAGTACACAGTCTAACTACAATATTTAAACTGATGAAATGATAATGCATaaattataataattcctgtaattcctaaaaaaaacaggttgcAGGTCTTGTTGCAGTAATGAgagaaaaaggtcaaataaataaaattattcatgtgaaaaaaaTTATCTGAAGAGTTTTATGTAAGCTAAATATGATATGTATTCATTTTCagaaatacaattattttttgtttgtttttggtgttttgggGACAGTTATGTAACGGGATTGTATTACAAACTAGTTTGatgaaatgtgaataaaaatgtcaacacTGCCAATTACCTAAAGTTTTTCTCTCTACATTTTCAAAGAAATTGGTCTTGTTtatgttatttaaaatgttcagtgtttattacaTCTGAAAACATGACTTCATGAGACTATGttatgtgttgttttggttCGGTCTGCATGGTGGAAACCGATCTCTCCTTCATCATGACTCCGTCCAAtcaggagaggagggggcgtgACCGTCGGCTTCTTTCTTCACACTGCTGCAGTGACCACAACAGCGACCAGCGACGACACAACGAATGGCGGAGaagtcagaataaaacacattacatATAGGTAAGACATGAATTAACGGGGCAGAAATAccgagacttttttttttttttccccggaTGTTGAGTGTTTTAATTGGTGACGTATGTGTCGCGAGCAGCGCTGAACGTTCTGCAGAGCGTGCGTTCCATTCGGACTTCTTTATTAAATGTCCgaaaaacatgaagacatgACATTATATTTAGCTTACTGTGTTAGAATAACTAAATGACTGCTAAATATCGATTTTTCCCGGCGTTATTACGGTGTTTTCCTTGCCGGTACGTTGTGTTCCAGGCTGAGGCTCAGCTCAGCAGCATGGCGGCCGCGATGAGCTGATTGTTATTAATGTGGACACAGAAGAGGGCATCCTGCGGGTTTTGGTGGTTATATATCTCTACATTAAACTCATGGTGTTGGTCTTTCAGTCATGGTTTCTTTACACGGTGTAACGTAAGCGATTTTTGACAACAGTCCGTGTGTTCAAAGGAATAGTTGGTAACTAATTATTCACACTGACATGAACAGGGACAATTTAGCATGGAGCCACCCTACAGCAGCTGGGCAAAGTCAATATGGTTTATGTACCCACAAGAagtacggagcccctgaagtcccaaaaagtaaaaaaataaatatcttgtgTGTACATATTATAACATAATATCTATTTTTGCTATATTTTATTTGgtacatatttaaatgaactgCTGTATGTTTTTGAGTTAGTGGTGATGAACTCTTGTGGCCAGAACATAACATcaaacaatgaaatgttttCCACATATGGGCAACTTATGGGCAGAAAGTTGCCCTGTTCAAAATAaaggagctgaacagtgtgcagacctttaaattgttttctgcaattaatacatttttttggtcCTGCACCTGTTTGCATTTTTGCTTGAGTGTGCACACACTAGTTTTCTCTTCTTAAGTAAGTCTTTCCTCATTATTACATTGTTTTCATGCTTGGAGTGCTTGGTTtccccttttgtttttgtgttgtgttgaaaaAGTATTGTGCACCTTGTGATGACGACACCACTGACATCAGAGATCTGTTTCAGGATTTCACTACTTTATAAGCTACACCACCAGACATTAAAGAATTCCTGTGTTCAGTCTtcagccaaccaagacaaacgTTGTCAACAGCTGTTCTGAATATGCatagctttaaaatgtttcacaaaaGCTGTATTAAGAGAATGTCACTAAATAAAGCCTCCTTATAGTCAGATCTGAATCTAAAAGGTTATTGTTGCATGTCCTAAATGAgtgcagacaaaacaaaagtcacaacaacaaacatttctgaagTTTCACGAGGGATTTGTCAACGGGTCGGTGCACCAGTTGCAGCTTGCTCTGCTGGGAAATGTTCTCTGGAATGTGTCCAGAACCAATTTCACATTCAAACGCTCGCATGGCATGTGTGGTTAGTAAGCACATCCTGCTGCACCAGCGGTTGATGGCagttcctctctcctcctcatgctatttttcctgttgttttctttttttgcgtTATGTACAGACAGCTGCAGCTATGGGCAAGTCCCAGTCACACTTGGCCAAGCACAAAGATGAGAGTCAGGACGCACTGACGGCCGACAGTCAAACGGAGGAGGATGGAAAGAACGGAGACGTTTCTCAGTTTCCTTACGTTGAGTTCACGGGGCGAGACAGCGTCACGTGCCCCACCTGTCAGGGCACCGGCAGAATCCCCCGAGGTAAAACATTCTACATTTAGGTGATCATCGCCACGAGTGTCGCCCTAAAGCTCAGGACAGTTTCTATTTCAagcaagttgttgttgttgttgagcaTGCGTGCATGCCTTCAGCGAGGATGTCCACGAGGCAATAAGGTCAACTATGTATGCAAAACAGGACCTGTTGCAATCTATTCCAGAGCCACTtcaggtaaagagagagagacaacgtTAGCGTACTGAAAGGCAGCACAAGTAAACATCCCTTTCcatattcatttattattttgtcagATGATATTTCAGGTTTTCTTCTGTTCGTTATTTTTCCTAAATCAAATGTGTTGCTCGATCAGTGTCACCAAGCAGGTTTCCTAAACAGATCTAATCATAGACAAGACACTGAATAATCAATGCAGAGACTTTTTCTGTCGTTTGTCTTGATTGGTTATCATACCAGTGATCAGAAGATTTCTTTTACATATGCACAGCAGTGTTGAATAATGCAGCACACTCAGTCTAGCAGTGAAACGGTCCTGTAACTTTCTTTGAATTATTCAACAGGACAGGAGAATCAACTGGTGGCCCTGATTCCATACAGCGACCAAAGACTGAGGCCGAGCAGGACGTGAGTATGCGCAGGGTTTAAACATTAACCGTGTGAGCTCTCCGTGTGATGAAATTCAATGCACAGGCGGACAAAAGGCAGGATAGACTTTGTTATCAGCAGGTTTTCAGGGTCTcacttctcctttctctctcctgcagaaaGCTGTATGTCACGATATCAGTGGCTCtgtgcctgctgctgtcttGCCTGGCCGTTTTCTTTCTGTTCCCTCGCTCTATCGATGTCTCCTACGTGGGAGTGAAGACTGCCTACGTCTCCTATGACCTGGACAAACGAATCGTCTATCTCAACATCACTGTAAGAGCGTGTAGCCGCATTCCACTCAATTAAAATGAGACTGTAATACCTTGTAGAGTGATTTCAAAATGATGCATGTTCATCTTTATCTGCCGGGCCAAACCCTTAAAGCAGCTTTAATTTTTAACCcgctcgagagagagagaggctggttctccaggtTCCTCATGTCAGGACAGGACCTGAATTTCAGCACTTTTATCCCTCATGGACACcctagaaatattatttttaaccgcccaacacctgactgtaactgttttatttgattttaattactgacttatcattgtagtaatttcaagcttttaaattattttagtgtatatattttattgttcttattgctcttttattgattttattttctgcggtagctttatctcatttctcgttgtttatcatttatgtatgttttctctgcatcattgtaaatgagggtcgtCCTCAATGATCTctgagaacttaaataaaggttgatgatgataaTCAACACTCGTACATTTAGGCTGCATGACCTGCAAAAGGGGTTTGCTTGAAGTGAGGAAAAGTTCACAGTCACTTGACTCTTCAGTTCAACACATTTTGTCCCACGGCTCGTTTTTCTGGCTCACAACGCTCATGGCTTTCATCAGTGCTGTTTCAATCTGCAGCAGAGAGCTATTTAAAACCTCCCCTATGTGCTCCTCCTCCCGACTGACAAAGTTTGCAACTAGCTGGTGAATAGTGTGAAGCATTTAGAGAGTGAGTGTTTCCCCTCCAGAGACTTAAAGCTGCTAggtagggatgtaacgattcactgaACTAACGATACGATTCTCtccagatttattttacaaaatgagactgcagacaaatgatgactgaaaaagattcctttagggcTGCTTACccgcttgtcagtgtggtttggccttttaatgtttttttttctctcaacaaggggaggtgatcgGAGCTTCTCGTTgtggtgtggattaaatgctgcatcatgttggttgtgttatttgtgtagttctctgtgtttcaatatttgcacacagtttttgtcttgtctgttatcACCGCTCctctttcatttttctgtcttggggaagccaaaatgcttccacacctccgatttaaaagacggtggtgcatcctcaatttcaaaatctagCATTTTATACATGTATATTGGTCACagcggtgtataagacgcagctaAATTTTTGAGGAAAAAATAGGTCTTAAAAGTGAATCTTGTACATCAGGTTTTACAGTATGTCACTTGTTATCTTGTTCTGATGCTAACAGGCGactaaatattttcaaatatgcTCCAGATTGTGAAAACAACATGCCGGTGTATTGTGTGCAGAGCTACTTTCATCGCCCCCCAAGTGGCCAGAATATCAGCGTCTTCAGGTTTAGCATGCGTTACCTTGTCAAAGAGTGATTCTCACATCTTAATGTTGGTCCCTGCAGAGCACTCTGAACatcaccaacaacaactactacGCCGTGTCGGTGACCAACATCACGGCACAAGTGCAGTTCTCCAAGACGGTGATCGGAAAGACCAAGTTCAACAACAGCTCCGTGATCATCCCGCTGGATGAGCGGCAGGTAGGTGACAAAATGTTATACTGAACACATTATGAAGGAACTCGCTTCATGATGAATTCAAACATACAGATAGTAATAGTTGGTGTCCATTGATGGCCTTTTTGCGCTAGCAGCACCCACAACGtcagtttcagagcgcttctcacccgTGTTTATTGCTGCTAGGTTACAAAGGTTGGCTAGTGGcacttctgcttccctctgcaGTCACCGCGAGGTCTGTTTTAGATTTCTCCAGATGCTTAATGTTTGCTTTTCTACTATTCATTTATCAGACACTTTTATGCAAAGTGACGTGCTGTACATCAGAGAAGAAGTACAACACGAGCGAGGATATAGAGCGGAGGAGACAacatcaggaagtgcaaacaaacagctttgagtctgatcggactcacaggtgctgacaggaagtgaccagaggcagagcacgacatcaacagctgttcttgagagttctaatcagcatcaaaaccatcttTAATATCGTCGTCAGCAGCTTTTTATTCTCAAAAcaaggcagcagcagctctagaccCTGGAAATTGTTCCCTCTAAGAGACGAGTCAGATTAGTTTTTGTAGACAAAGGGGGTATTGTAAGTCCATCTCCTGCTTGATTCAGGGTAGGGAGACGTGACATGGACTAGTGTGGCGGTGTGCCAAAAGATGAACTGTTTTAGACTGAGAG is drawn from Labrus bergylta chromosome 8, fLabBer1.1, whole genome shotgun sequence and contains these coding sequences:
- the tmem106ba gene encoding transmembrane protein 106Ba, which encodes MGKSQSHLAKHKDESQDALTADSQTEEDGKNGDVSQFPYVEFTGRDSVTCPTCQGTGRIPRGQENQLVALIPYSDQRLRPSRTKLYVTISVALCLLLSCLAVFFLFPRSIDVSYVGVKTAYVSYDLDKRIVYLNITSTLNITNNNYYAVSVTNITAQVQFSKTVIGKTKFNNSSVIIPLDERQIDYTVPTTIADEMSYMFDYCTLPTIKVHNIVVMMQVTVTTSYFGHAEQVSQEMYQYVDCGGNTTSLHGHVQVYK